GGCGAGTTGAACCGTTGGCTAGATGATGCAATGGCCAGTGGTTTACCCCCGTTCAAGCGACTTGCCAGGACCCTGACGGCCGACAAGGCTGCGGTCTTGGCCGCCATCGAGCTACCGTGGAGTACGGGGCCCGTAGAGGGGATAATCACCAGGATCAAGTTCATGAAGCGACTCGGGTACGGCCGGGCAAGCCTGCCGCTTCTGCGGGCCAGGGTTATCGGCAGCCTTGGAGTCTAGCGCGATCGTCGTGCAGTGCGGAGGGATCGAAGTGCCCCTACCCGATGGAGTCAGGCTCCACGCGGAGCAACTGATCTACTGGTTCTGTCAGACTGCCGTACCTCCTGGTATGCGACCTCGCTACCGACTGGAGTTTCGCACTCGCGGCAGTTCAATCACGCTCTACGAAAGCCGCCCCTCCTGGGTACCGTCAATCGGACGATGGCTACGGATTCCCATGGTGCAGTTCCGATTCGACCCAGAGCAGGGCAACTGGACGCTGTACAAGGCAGATCCTAACCGACGCTGGTTTGCATGGGATCTGATCCAACCCTCACGAGACCTGGCCGAGCTTCTTAGGCACGTACATGTCAGCGCCGCAGGCATTATCGTCGCTTGATCCCACGACGCTGTGTCACCGTTGCCTGCACCAAACTTGGCGAAGACCCCCAATCTCTTGATCAAACACAAAGGCAGTTCACTCCGTCTACGAAGCTAATAGGAGCGGCAGCGTGGATCCCAAACTAGCCGAAGCGGAGGAATCCCTGCAGCAGATGATACAGGCGTCGATTTAGCGGCGCCGGATGCACCCGATCTTCCAGTACATCAACTCAACGCGCTTGCAGAGTTCGTACAAGTTGGTAATCCTCGGTGTGCTCTTGCAGTCGAGAACCGGGAACATGAGCGTGGACGAGTGCGCCGGTCGATTCCTCGCCTTCTACAGAGGGTTGGCGGAGCAAGGCTTTCCTCCGGAGCGAACACTGCACGGCTCGAGGCAGTTGATCATGTCGCGGCCCCACGAAGTAGACCTTCAGAGGGTTGTCCAGATGTTGAGCGGCCGCAAGGGGATTGTCATTAAGCCCAGGGGCATCACGCAGTACAAGGATAGTACTTCGGGCAAGACCATCCTTTCGGCGAGAGGTGTGCTCACGGCAACGCAACGAAAGGACGCCTTCGAAGAGTTGGTGGAGCGGCTGTGTCAGTATTATTGGGAACTCGTGGGGATTCGGGTTGAGCCAAGAGTAGTTCGGCAACTCTTGAAGTCTCCACACAAGGCTTGGTAGTGTCCTTGGTAGGGTCTTTCGAGACGATGAACAAGATGCACCAGCGAAATCATGCCTTGCGGTTTCTATCCCCGAACCATCGGAAGACACTTATGGCCTCGCCGCCTCTGTGTCAGTCTTTGGGGGTCGAGTAGTACCTGGACTAATGAAAGGGCGTGTAGTTCCAATTCGTTGACTCTGACAGTCGTCGTAAGAGCAAAGGGGGATCCAGTTGAAGCGTGAGATGACTGTTCGCCTCCCAGTTGCCAGCAAGACGAAGAACCCACCTGCATGGGCGGTGGGTGATCAGACCAGCCACCACGTCTGGTATTACGAGAATGACCTTGGAGAAACGTGGGTTGCCAAGAGTGAAGGGGACAGGCTGCTGATTTCAGGTTTCGATCTTGGTTGGGAAGAGTTCGCGCTGAGCGTCGAGCAAGCCAAGGCCGAGAAGGAGCGGTTGGGCCTGCTGGTCGCCGCTAGCGAACTCGCTGCTGTCCATCCAAAACTGGCTCAGATCCTGGTGGAGTCAGCAACCATCAGGTCCCTGTCCACGCAAAACTGCCCCCTGGGAAAGGTCGTACTCGACCTGGGCGAACAGCTGTGGGTACTTTCCGTCATCAACGCGGCCTTGCCACGGATGGAAGTGCGTCGAGACAACTGAGGAGACCCAAGTCGTGCTTCCCCCGCCCCTCGGCGGGGCTTTTCTGTTGCAGGTATTCCTCTTCCATTCGCCGAATTATCACACTATCA
This genomic window from Symbiobacterium terraclitae contains:
- a CDS encoding transposase, whose product is GELNRWLDDAMASGLPPFKRLARTLTADKAAVLAAIELPWSTGPVEGIITRIKFMKRLGYGRASLPLLRARVIGSLGV
- a CDS encoding DUF3024 domain-containing protein produces the protein MVQFRFDPEQGNWTLYKADPNRRWFAWDLIQPSRDLAELLRHVHVSAAGIIVA